ACGTCGTCGCCGCCGTGGCTGCGCTCACCGGGGGCGCGTCCTGAGCACGACGGTGGCGTCACCAGCGGACGGGGTGCAGCGGTCCTAGGGTGGACCCATGGCCACTGCACCCTTGCGCACCCTCACCGAGCACCACGCGATCGCGCTCGAGCTGTGCGAGCCGCTCACCGCCCGCCTCACCCCGCTCGCCGAGGCTTACGGTCTCGTCCTCGCGGCCGAGGTTCTCGCGGGCACGGACACGCCACCGTTCGACAACTCCGCGATGGACGGGTTCGCCGTGCGGCACATCGACGTCGAGCACGCCACGCCCGACGCACCCGTGACGCTCACCGTGGTCGGAGACGTGCCGGCAGGGTCTGACGAGGACCCTGCCGTCCCCGCCCACAGCGCCGTCCGCATCATGACCGGCGCCCCCGTCCCGACCCACGCCACCGCGATCGTCCCCGTCGAGCACACCGACGTCCCCTCCGGGCCCGGCGCGCTCCCCGAGACCGTCACGGTGCACCACGCCACCGTGCTCGGCGCCCACGTGCGTCGAGCCGGCGAGGACGTCCAGGCGGGCGACGTCGTGCTCACCGCCGGGACCCGGCTCACCGCGCGGGCGATCGCGGCCGTCGCGAGCGCCGGCAGCGCCGTCGTCGCCGCACACCCCCGGCCCCGCGTCGGGATCCTCTCGACCGGTTCCGAGCTCGTCGCCCCCGGCACCCCGCTGCGCCGCGGTCAGATCCCCGACTCCAACTCGTACCTGCTCGCGGCAGCAGTCGAGGAGGCAGGCGGGACCGCCGTCCGGGTCGGAGCCGTGACCGACGACGTCGCATCCTTCGCCGCGGCGCTCACCGACCTCGCCGCCACGGTCGACATGATCGTCACCACCGGTGGCGTCAGCGTCGGCGCGTTCGACGTGGTCCGCGAGGTCCTCGAGAGCTCCGAGACCGTCGAGTTCGTGCCCGTCGCGATGCAGCCCGGCAAGCCCCAGGGCCTCGGCACGTGGCAGGGCGTCCCGATCTTCACTCTCCCCGGAAACCCCGTGAGCGCCTTCGTGTCCTTCGAGGCGTTCGTCCGGCCCGGCCTGCGCCGCATGGCCGGACACACCGACACCGAGCGGCCGGTCCTCGTGCGCGCCGCGGGAGTGGCGTGGCACTCCCCCGCCGGCCGCGAGCAGCTCATGCCCGTCCGCTTCGTCGACGACACCGTGGTGCCCGCGACCGGGCGCGGCTCCGGCTCCCACCTCGTGGCGAGCCTCGCGCTCGCCGACGGTTTCGCCATCGTGCCGGCCGACGTCACCGAGGTCGCCGAGGGCGACGAGCTGCGGGTCATGGTCGTCTCGTGAGCAGGCCATCCACGGACAGCACCACGCCGGCGCCGGCGCTGCCGGTCCACGACGCGATCGTCCTCGCGGGTGGGCGTGCACGACGCCTCGGCGGCGACAAGCCGAACGTCCACGTGGGCGGGCGCCGCCTGCTCGACCACGCGCTCGAGGCGACGACGGGTGCGCGACGGGTCGTGGTCGTCGGGCCAGAAGACCTGCTTCCTGACGCGGACGTCGCACCGGGCGGTCGCCTGAGCGTCGTGCGGGAGGACCCGCCGTTCGGCGGCCCCGTCGCGGGGCTGGCGGCCGGGCTCGCCCGGCTCGCCGAGGAGAGCGCCGACGCCGTGCCCGTCCTCCTGCTCGCGTGCGACGTGCCGCTCGTTCCCCGGCTCGTCCGCCAGCTCCTCTCCGCGTGGTCCGACGCTCTCCTCGACGCGGCCCGGCACGAGGTCCTGCCTGCGGACGGCGTCTTCGTCGAGTCCGCCGGCAGAGCGCAGTGGCTCGTGGGCGTCTACGACCCAACCTCGCTCCGGCGCTCGCTCACCACCGTGGCATCGACCCGGACGATCGACGGGGCGTCGATGAAGCAGGTCGTCGGGCACCTCGCCCTCCTCACGACCCAGGACCCGGAAGGGCTGAGCGCGGACGTCGACACGTGGCTCGACGTCGAGCACGTCGACACCCGACTCAACCGCTGACGTACTCCGCCAGGTGCTCGCCCGTGAGCGTGGACCTGGCCGCGACGAGGTCCGCGGGCGTGCCCTCGAAGACGACCTGACCGCCGTCGTGCCCGGCGCCCGGTCCGAGGTCGATGATCCAGTCGGCGTGCGCCATGACCGCCTGGTGGTGCTCGACGACGATGACGGACTTCCCGGAGTCCACGAGCCGGTCGAGGAGCCCGAGAAGGTTCTCCACGTCGGCGAGGTGCAGCCCGGTCGTCGGCTCGTCGAGCAGGTAGATGCTGCCCTTCTCCCCCATGTGGGTGGCGAGCTTGATGCGCTGGCGCTCACCGCCGGAGAGCGTCGTGAGCGGTTGACCGAGACGGAGGTAGCCCAGGCCCACGTCGACGAGCCGCCGCAGGATCGTGTGCGCGGCCGGGACGCGGGCATCGCCGGCAGCGAAGAACTCCTCGGCCTCGGTGACGGACATGCCGAGCACCTCGCTGATGTCCTTGCCGCCGAGGCGGTACTCGAGCACCGAGGCCTGGAACCGCTTGCCCTCGCACACCTCGCACGGCGACGCGACGCTCGCCATGACACCGAGGTCGGTGTAGATCACTCCATTCCCGTTGCACACGGGGCACGCGCCCTCGGAGTTCGCGCTGAACAGCGCAGGCTTGACGCCGTTCGCCTTGGCGAAGGCCTTGCGGACGGGCTCGAGCAGCCCCGTGTACGTCGCCGGGTTGCTGCGACGCGAGCCGCGGATCGCGCCCTGGTCGATCGAGACGACGTCCTCTCCCGAGCCTTCCGGGCCACGGCTCAACGATCCGTGGACGAGGGAGCTCTTGCCCGAGCCTGCGACGCCGGTGACGACGACAAGGACCCCGAGCGGGACGTCGACGTCGACGCCCCGGAGGTTGTTCGCCGTCGCACCGCGGATCTCCAGCGCGCCGGTCGGCGTGCGGACCGAGTCCTTCACCGCGGCGCGGTCGTCGAGGTGGCGGCCCGTGAGCGTTCCGCTCGCCCGCAGGTCCTCGACGGTGCCCTCGAAGCAGACGGTCCCGCCCGCGGTGCCTGCCCCGGGGCCGAGGTCGACCGCGTGGTCGGCGATCGTGATCATCTCGGGCTTGTGCTCGACGACGAGGACCGTGTTGCCCTTGTCCCGCAGCGCCAGGAGCAGCGTGTTCATCCGCTGGATGTCGTGCGGGTGCAGGCCGATGGTCGGCTCGTCGAACACGTAGGTGACGTCGGTGAGCGACGACCCGAGGTGACGGATCATCTTGGTCCGCTGCGCCTCGCCGCCGGAGAGCGTCCCGGCCGGGCGGTCGAGCGAGAGGTAGCCGAGGCCGATCTCCACGAAGGACTCGAGGGTGTGGCGCAAGGCTGCCAGGAGCGGTGCCATCGACGGTTCCTCGAGCGTGCGGACCCACGTCACGACGTCGCTGATCTGCATCGCGCACACGTCGGCGATGCTCGTGCCGTGGACCTTCGACGCGCGCGCCTCGGCGCTCAGCCGGGTGCCCTCGCACTCGGGGCACGGCGTGAACGTCACGGCCCTGCCGACGAACGCGCGGACGTGCGGCTGCAGGGCGTCGACGTCCTTCGACAGGTACGACTTCTGGATCGACGGGATGAGCCCCGTGTACGTGAGGTTGATCCCGTCGATCTTGATCTTCGTCGGCTCCCGGTGGAGCAGGTCGTGGAGCTCGGTCGTCGTGTACGTCCGGATCGGCTTGTCAGTGTCGAAGAACCCGCAGCCGCGGAAGATCCGGCCGTACCAGCCCTCCATCGAGTACCCCGGGATGGTGAGCGCGCCCTCGTCGAGCGACTTCGTGTCGTCGTACAGCGCGGTGAGGTCGATGTCGTTGACCGTCCCCATCCCCTCGCAGCGCGGGCACATGCCGCCCGTGATGCTGAAGCTGCGCCGCTCCTTGACGGTCTTCCCGCCCTTCTCCATCGTCACGGCACCCGTCCCGCTGATCGAGGCGACGTTGAACGAGAATGCCTGGGGCGATCCGACGTACGGCTGGCCGAGCCGGCTGAAGACGATCCGCAGCATCGCGTTGACGTCCGTGGC
This sequence is a window from Sanguibacter antarcticus. Protein-coding genes within it:
- a CDS encoding ATP-binding cassette domain-containing protein codes for the protein MSTVPTRPSAAGSPPHSAHVADAHDLIRVQGARENNLQNISIEIPKRRLTVFTGVSGSGKSSLVFSTIAAESQRMINETYSSFLQGFMPNLARPDVDHMEGLTTAIIVDQERMGANSRSTVGTATDVNAMLRIVFSRLGQPYVGSPQAFSFNVASISGTGAVTMEKGGKTVKERRSFSITGGMCPRCEGMGTVNDIDLTALYDDTKSLDEGALTIPGYSMEGWYGRIFRGCGFFDTDKPIRTYTTTELHDLLHREPTKIKIDGINLTYTGLIPSIQKSYLSKDVDALQPHVRAFVGRAVTFTPCPECEGTRLSAEARASKVHGTSIADVCAMQISDVVTWVRTLEEPSMAPLLAALRHTLESFVEIGLGYLSLDRPAGTLSGGEAQRTKMIRHLGSSLTDVTYVFDEPTIGLHPHDIQRMNTLLLALRDKGNTVLVVEHKPEMITIADHAVDLGPGAGTAGGTVCFEGTVEDLRASGTLTGRHLDDRAAVKDSVRTPTGALEIRGATANNLRGVDVDVPLGVLVVVTGVAGSGKSSLVHGSLSRGPEGSGEDVVSIDQGAIRGSRRSNPATYTGLLEPVRKAFAKANGVKPALFSANSEGACPVCNGNGVIYTDLGVMASVASPCEVCEGKRFQASVLEYRLGGKDISEVLGMSVTEAEEFFAAGDARVPAAHTILRRLVDVGLGYLRLGQPLTTLSGGERQRIKLATHMGEKGSIYLLDEPTTGLHLADVENLLGLLDRLVDSGKSVIVVEHHQAVMAHADWIIDLGPGAGHDGGQVVFEGTPADLVAARSTLTGEHLAEYVSG
- the mobA gene encoding molybdenum cofactor guanylyltransferase, translating into MSRPSTDSTTPAPALPVHDAIVLAGGRARRLGGDKPNVHVGGRRLLDHALEATTGARRVVVVGPEDLLPDADVAPGGRLSVVREDPPFGGPVAGLAAGLARLAEESADAVPVLLLACDVPLVPRLVRQLLSAWSDALLDAARHEVLPADGVFVESAGRAQWLVGVYDPTSLRRSLTTVASTRTIDGASMKQVVGHLALLTTQDPEGLSADVDTWLDVEHVDTRLNR
- the glp gene encoding gephyrin-like molybdotransferase Glp — translated: MATAPLRTLTEHHAIALELCEPLTARLTPLAEAYGLVLAAEVLAGTDTPPFDNSAMDGFAVRHIDVEHATPDAPVTLTVVGDVPAGSDEDPAVPAHSAVRIMTGAPVPTHATAIVPVEHTDVPSGPGALPETVTVHHATVLGAHVRRAGEDVQAGDVVLTAGTRLTARAIAAVASAGSAVVAAHPRPRVGILSTGSELVAPGTPLRRGQIPDSNSYLLAAAVEEAGGTAVRVGAVTDDVASFAAALTDLAATVDMIVTTGGVSVGAFDVVREVLESSETVEFVPVAMQPGKPQGLGTWQGVPIFTLPGNPVSAFVSFEAFVRPGLRRMAGHTDTERPVLVRAAGVAWHSPAGREQLMPVRFVDDTVVPATGRGSGSHLVASLALADGFAIVPADVTEVAEGDELRVMVVS